A genome region from Maridesulfovibrio salexigens DSM 2638 includes the following:
- the dnaE gene encoding DNA polymerase III subunit alpha: MSEFVHLHVHTEYSLLDGAIRIKDLCQQAKDFGMPAVAITDHGSMFGAVTFYMTAMDMGIKPIIGCEVYVAPGDIDDELAHTRKDKKGRYHLVLLAKNQQGYKNIIKLCSLGFLEGFHYKPRVSKYLLNKYSEGVIALSACLAGEVPRALMNEGLDAGIEMAKTYESIFPGNFYLEVQANGLKEQEDLNELIYKCAEQTGLPLVATNDCHYLTKEDYEAHDLLLCIQTQTTVDAEKRFRMGTDQLYFKPQEEFEEYFAHVPEAIANTQKIAEMCNLEIELGNYYFPEYELPEGMTIETEFVKLCKEGLQKRIENAPYEIDEAKYWERLDYELGVINEMGFPAYFLIVQDFINWAKDNRIPVGPGRGSAAGSIVAWALRITNLDPIPYDLLFERFLNVERVSMPDIDVDFCERRRLEVVKYCSEKYGWDHVAQITTYGTMKTKAVIKDVGRAMGMHFSETDPIAKLVPDDPAVIAQGLGVKKAKITVPNAVEAIPELSNMVATDPKIAKLMDIATRLEGMSRHASTHAAGVVISDKPMTDYLPLYKGKKGEIVTQYDMKKVEKVGLIKFDFLGLRTMTVIEDCLDIIRLQGKEAPDLDTLTLDDQDTFDIFCKGDTDGVFQVESSGMRKYLRMLRPSCFEDIIAMLALYRPGPLGSGMVDEFIKRKHGEIEVTYLWPTLEPSLKPTYGVIVYQEQVMGAAMTIANYSLGEGDLLRRAMGKKIPEEMAKHRVRFVDGAKENNIPEQTANDIFDLMEQFAAYGFNKSHSAAYALISYYTAYLKAHFPVEFMAALMSTEMNNTEKIIMYINACRDMDVTVRQPDINLGVARFSVYEGDIIYGMAGIKNVGEEAIDEIVEERQKNGPFKDFIDFITRVNLRRVTKRVIEYLIRAGAFDSMGLTRSGLIASLDKAVSYGQKKNKEKESGMINMLDMLGGGGEAEEPAVVSFEEFNMPEMDDKEMQRLEKEALGFYLTCHPLLSYRNEMSRLGLQTIENCPNLAHEATIKLGAIITGYKEIITKKSGKKMAFATIEDMTGSGELIIFPKTYEEVHQYLGQDIPLLIKGKVDNPPPEEGQEEAMPESKVMCDEISPLENAQAGCQEAVPLSVHHSLCSEEGIAELKAILAGYPGSAPITLQMFLPDSICTLRLGHTYNIKPNGDFWKEFNLWRKNGNGKAKLQ, encoded by the coding sequence ATGTCAGAATTTGTTCATCTGCACGTTCACACAGAATACAGTCTGCTGGACGGCGCCATCCGCATTAAAGACCTTTGTCAGCAGGCAAAAGACTTCGGCATGCCTGCTGTCGCCATCACCGACCACGGCTCCATGTTCGGTGCTGTTACTTTTTATATGACTGCCATGGATATGGGCATCAAGCCCATCATCGGCTGCGAAGTCTATGTTGCGCCCGGAGATATTGATGATGAACTGGCCCACACACGCAAAGACAAAAAAGGCCGTTACCACCTCGTATTGCTGGCTAAGAACCAACAGGGCTACAAAAACATCATCAAACTCTGCTCCCTTGGTTTCCTTGAAGGTTTCCACTACAAGCCGCGAGTCAGCAAGTACCTGCTCAACAAATACAGCGAAGGGGTTATCGCCCTTTCAGCCTGTCTTGCAGGTGAGGTTCCCCGCGCCTTGATGAATGAAGGACTCGATGCCGGGATTGAAATGGCCAAGACCTATGAATCCATTTTCCCCGGCAACTTCTATCTTGAGGTTCAGGCAAACGGGCTTAAAGAACAGGAAGACCTCAACGAACTGATCTACAAGTGCGCCGAACAGACCGGACTGCCGCTTGTTGCTACAAACGACTGCCATTACCTGACCAAAGAAGACTACGAAGCACACGACTTATTGCTCTGCATCCAGACCCAGACCACGGTTGATGCGGAGAAACGTTTCCGCATGGGTACTGACCAGCTTTACTTCAAGCCACAGGAAGAGTTTGAAGAATATTTCGCTCATGTGCCGGAAGCCATTGCCAACACCCAGAAGATTGCCGAGATGTGCAACCTTGAGATCGAGCTAGGCAACTACTACTTCCCGGAATACGAACTTCCCGAGGGCATGACCATTGAGACCGAGTTTGTAAAGCTCTGCAAAGAAGGTCTACAGAAACGCATTGAGAACGCACCCTACGAAATTGATGAAGCAAAATACTGGGAGCGTCTTGATTACGAACTTGGCGTCATTAATGAAATGGGCTTCCCTGCATACTTCCTTATCGTTCAGGACTTCATTAACTGGGCAAAAGACAATAGGATTCCCGTTGGTCCGGGCCGTGGTTCGGCAGCGGGTTCTATCGTTGCATGGGCACTTCGAATCACCAACCTCGACCCCATCCCCTATGACTTGCTCTTTGAAAGATTCCTGAACGTTGAGCGTGTCTCCATGCCTGATATCGATGTCGACTTCTGTGAACGACGTCGCCTCGAAGTAGTTAAATACTGCTCTGAAAAGTACGGCTGGGACCACGTAGCTCAGATTACCACCTACGGAACAATGAAAACCAAAGCGGTAATCAAAGACGTTGGTCGGGCGATGGGCATGCATTTTTCCGAGACCGACCCCATCGCCAAGCTCGTTCCTGACGATCCCGCAGTCATCGCGCAGGGTCTGGGAGTAAAGAAGGCCAAAATCACCGTACCCAACGCGGTTGAGGCTATCCCGGAACTGAGCAACATGGTTGCCACCGATCCCAAGATCGCCAAGCTCATGGATATCGCCACCCGTCTGGAAGGCATGTCCCGCCATGCATCGACCCACGCGGCCGGGGTTGTTATCTCCGATAAGCCCATGACCGATTACCTGCCCCTTTACAAAGGTAAAAAGGGCGAAATCGTGACCCAGTACGACATGAAAAAGGTCGAAAAAGTCGGCCTGATCAAGTTCGACTTTCTGGGGCTGCGCACCATGACAGTTATCGAGGACTGCCTCGATATTATCCGCTTGCAGGGCAAGGAAGCGCCGGATCTGGACACCCTTACCCTTGATGACCAGGACACCTTCGATATTTTCTGTAAAGGGGACACCGACGGGGTCTTTCAGGTTGAATCTTCCGGTATGCGTAAATACCTGCGCATGCTCCGCCCCAGTTGCTTTGAAGACATCATCGCTATGCTCGCTCTGTACCGTCCGGGTCCGCTGGGTTCCGGTATGGTTGATGAATTCATTAAACGTAAGCACGGTGAAATCGAAGTAACCTATCTCTGGCCGACTCTTGAGCCGAGCCTTAAGCCGACTTACGGGGTTATCGTATATCAGGAACAGGTAATGGGCGCGGCAATGACCATCGCCAACTACTCACTCGGTGAGGGTGACCTGCTCCGCCGAGCCATGGGTAAGAAAATTCCCGAAGAGATGGCCAAACACAGGGTCCGCTTTGTTGACGGTGCTAAGGAAAACAACATTCCGGAGCAGACCGCCAACGATATCTTCGACCTTATGGAGCAGTTCGCGGCCTACGGTTTCAACAAATCGCACTCCGCAGCATACGCACTGATTTCATACTACACAGCTTACCTCAAAGCACATTTCCCGGTGGAATTCATGGCGGCACTCATGAGTACTGAAATGAACAACACCGAAAAGATCATCATGTACATTAACGCCTGCCGAGACATGGACGTTACTGTACGCCAGCCGGACATCAACCTCGGTGTGGCGCGATTCTCGGTGTACGAAGGTGACATCATTTACGGTATGGCCGGGATCAAAAACGTAGGTGAAGAAGCGATTGATGAAATTGTTGAGGAACGCCAGAAAAACGGTCCTTTCAAAGATTTCATCGACTTCATAACCCGCGTTAACCTGCGCCGTGTTACCAAACGCGTCATTGAATACCTGATCCGGGCCGGGGCATTTGATTCCATGGGCTTAACCCGTTCCGGTCTGATTGCTTCTCTTGATAAGGCTGTTTCTTACGGTCAAAAGAAAAATAAAGAGAAAGAATCCGGCATGATCAATATGCTGGACATGCTCGGTGGAGGCGGTGAAGCTGAAGAGCCGGCAGTGGTCAGCTTTGAAGAATTCAACATGCCGGAAATGGACGACAAGGAGATGCAGCGCCTTGAAAAAGAAGCACTCGGCTTCTACCTGACCTGCCATCCCCTGCTTTCTTACCGTAATGAAATGAGCAGACTAGGTCTTCAGACCATTGAAAACTGCCCGAATCTGGCTCACGAAGCTACGATTAAACTGGGTGCCATCATCACCGGATACAAAGAGATCATCACCAAAAAGTCCGGTAAAAAGATGGCCTTTGCCACCATCGAAGACATGACCGGTTCCGGAGAACTCATCATCTTCCCCAAAACCTACGAAGAGGTACACCAATACCTCGGACAGGACATCCCCTTGTTGATCAAGGGTAAAGTGGACAACCCGCCGCCGGAAGAAGGTCAGGAAGAGGCTATGCCGGAATCCAAGGTCATGTGCGATGAAATTTCACCCTTGGAAAATGCGCAGGCAGGTTGTCAGGAAGCAGTGCCGCTTTCCGTTCACCATTCCCTGTGCTCTGAGGAAGGCATAGCTGAACTGAAAGCGATACTTGCAGGATATCCCGGCTCTGCACCTATAACCTTACAGATGTTTCTTCCCGATTCCATATGCACCTTGCGCCTCGGGCATACATACAACATCAAGCCCAATGGGGATTTCTGGAAAGAATTCAACCTGTGGCGTAAAAATGGAAACGGCAAAGCAAAATTGCAATAG
- a CDS encoding ATP-binding protein has product MHRFVLEAIPTPEESREVARKAIIILKDFVADENLLHDMDLVLTEGCSNVARHAYDKIENCNKLELTIKVHPGEHIIFEIADWGKGLCSKSIDFSMPSPEAVGGRGMFIMSELMDSFELIKENGKNIIKLTRKLKEDQWRKK; this is encoded by the coding sequence ATGCATCGCTTTGTGCTGGAAGCAATTCCGACCCCTGAAGAAAGCAGGGAAGTAGCCCGCAAGGCAATTATCATTCTTAAGGATTTTGTAGCGGATGAAAACCTCCTCCACGACATGGATCTTGTCCTTACAGAAGGTTGCTCCAATGTAGCCCGTCACGCCTATGACAAAATCGAAAACTGCAACAAACTTGAACTGACCATTAAAGTACATCCCGGAGAGCATATCATATTTGAGATTGCAGACTGGGGAAAAGGACTCTGTTCAAAGTCCATCGATTTTTCCATGCCTTCTCCGGAAGCAGTAGGCGGCCGGGGCATGTTCATCATGTCAGAACTAATGGATTCCTTCGAATTAATTAAAGAAAATGGCAAAAATATAATTAAACTGACCCGCAAGTTAAAGGAAGATCAATGGCGGAAGAAGTAA
- a CDS encoding HD-GYP domain-containing protein, with product MNNDAESQNAGTEEFLQISFNILNTFGSRLPVSLCIHDDEFQRVVPLFAKDTRLSDKKQELVNNYCSDGNLFISKEDYASLAGHISQNLGALLTEHFLDEAAAAEIFYEGVLEKVRSFYSNPIGETLTELSTVLAIFCEYVWVDPNRWTYFFNTLKREKDLCCHAVNTLFVGTSIYLKVLYKPGEKMDLKPLALGLVLHDLGMTQIPSAVTGKNSKLLYKERMRMQEHVDIAEKMLNRLEIRDEIIKSCVFDHHERLDGSGYPKGRRGDAITLEAKVCAISDAFCGMIADRYHRPGLNPILAAIILTESKAKYDQKLTSSLISFIISNNPEMKALLQDKAKMQQLRTIALQKAAQ from the coding sequence ATGAACAATGATGCGGAAAGCCAGAATGCCGGAACTGAGGAGTTCTTGCAAATCAGTTTTAATATTTTAAATACATTCGGCAGCAGACTACCTGTATCTCTTTGCATACACGATGACGAATTTCAACGTGTCGTACCTCTTTTTGCGAAAGACACAAGACTCTCCGACAAGAAACAGGAACTGGTTAATAACTACTGTAGTGACGGAAATCTGTTCATATCCAAAGAAGACTACGCATCACTTGCCGGCCACATCAGTCAGAACCTTGGTGCATTACTGACTGAACATTTTCTGGACGAGGCTGCAGCTGCAGAAATTTTCTATGAAGGAGTTCTGGAAAAAGTACGTTCTTTTTACTCCAATCCCATTGGCGAAACTCTAACCGAGCTTAGCACTGTTCTGGCTATTTTTTGCGAATACGTGTGGGTTGATCCCAACAGATGGACATACTTTTTCAATACACTTAAACGGGAAAAAGACCTTTGTTGCCATGCGGTAAACACACTTTTTGTCGGTACATCCATCTATTTAAAAGTCCTCTACAAACCCGGGGAAAAAATGGACCTTAAGCCTCTTGCTTTGGGACTGGTCCTCCACGATCTGGGAATGACCCAGATCCCTTCAGCTGTAACCGGGAAAAACTCAAAACTGCTGTACAAAGAAAGAATGCGCATGCAGGAGCATGTCGATATTGCGGAAAAAATGCTTAACCGCCTTGAAATCAGGGATGAAATCATCAAATCCTGCGTATTCGATCACCATGAACGGTTGGACGGAAGCGGCTATCCCAAAGGAAGGCGCGGAGATGCGATAACTTTGGAAGCAAAGGTCTGCGCAATCTCAGATGCTTTTTGCGGTATGATCGCCGACCGTTACCACAGACCCGGGCTCAATCCTATTCTCGCAGCAATTATCCTCACCGAAAGCAAAGCGAAATACGACCAAAAACTGACCAGCTCACTAATATCATTCATCATATCCAACAACCCGGAAATGAAAGCCCTGCTGCAAGATAAGGCCAAAATGCAGCAACTAAGAACCATTGCATTACAAAAAGCAGCTCAGTAA
- the dtd gene encoding D-aminoacyl-tRNA deacylase, translated as MKLVIQRTSGGKVEVEGKTVGEIGPGIMVLAGFGKEDTEQLPESKVWNTLIDKMIGLRIFEDEEGRMNRSLEDIKGDILLVSQFTLYASCKKGRRPSFTGAAAPQLASDLFDRLIADVSQKAPAKVATGQFGAMMNVDFVNWGPVTIILDSKDFV; from the coding sequence ATGAAGCTGGTCATTCAAAGAACAAGCGGCGGAAAAGTTGAAGTAGAAGGCAAAACCGTGGGCGAAATCGGCCCCGGTATCATGGTGCTGGCCGGATTCGGCAAGGAAGACACGGAACAGCTTCCTGAATCCAAGGTCTGGAATACACTGATAGATAAGATGATCGGGCTGCGTATATTTGAAGATGAAGAAGGCCGCATGAACCGCTCTCTTGAGGACATTAAAGGCGACATCCTTCTGGTTTCCCAATTCACCCTTTATGCATCTTGCAAAAAAGGACGCAGACCGTCATTTACCGGAGCTGCCGCACCGCAACTGGCAAGCGACCTCTTTGACAGGCTGATTGCGGATGTTTCACAGAAAGCCCCTGCAAAAGTTGCGACAGGACAGTTCGGAGCTATGATGAATGTTGATTTCGTCAACTGGGGCCCGGTCACAATTATTCTGGATTCCAAGGATTTTGTCTAA
- the queD gene encoding 6-carboxytetrahydropterin synthase QueD: MSKGKWRLKVKKDFSSAHQLRNYGGKCENMHGHNFGVEVEIEGDRLDQKVEILMDFKELKKELNEVLDTLDHKHLNSLEYFEHRNPSSENIARYIYEEMKKRVENEHVRMVFASVSEKESSVATYFED; this comes from the coding sequence ATGTCTAAAGGAAAATGGAGACTCAAGGTAAAGAAAGACTTCAGCTCAGCACATCAGCTTCGCAATTACGGCGGAAAGTGCGAGAACATGCACGGCCATAACTTCGGTGTTGAAGTAGAGATTGAAGGCGATCGTCTTGACCAGAAAGTTGAAATTCTCATGGACTTCAAAGAACTGAAGAAAGAGCTCAATGAAGTGCTGGACACTCTGGACCACAAACACCTGAACAGCCTGGAATATTTCGAGCACCGCAACCCTTCTTCTGAAAACATTGCCCGTTACATCTACGAAGAAATGAAGAAACGCGTTGAGAACGAGCATGTGCGCATGGTGTTTGCTTCAGTTTCAGAAAAAGAAAGTTCCGTAGCAACATACTTCGAGGACTAG
- a CDS encoding STAS domain-containing protein, whose translation MAEEVIKIQDGIMTLKCGKEVTIETIYEFKEQVEKASESSEVEVIVADLSEALFLDSSGIGFLVSLNSRLKSNNKNMYLLRPSEQICKTLELVRLISFFTIIEDEREIP comes from the coding sequence ATGGCGGAAGAAGTAATCAAAATTCAAGATGGAATTATGACCTTGAAATGTGGAAAAGAGGTCACCATTGAAACCATCTACGAATTCAAGGAGCAGGTAGAAAAGGCCAGTGAATCTTCTGAAGTTGAAGTTATTGTTGCCGACCTTTCAGAAGCTCTTTTTCTTGATAGTTCAGGGATAGGCTTCCTTGTTTCGCTTAATTCAAGACTCAAGAGCAATAACAAGAATATGTATCTTCTGCGCCCCAGTGAACAGATCTGCAAAACCCTTGAACTTGTAAGACTAATCTCCTTTTTCACTATCATTGAAGACGAAAGGGAAATCCCTTAA
- a CDS encoding chloride channel protein, with translation MIKSGNNISPAELKHFLHKRAPSRNAKLIFAATVIGCCSALAAVVLNRALDYLSTLRMTNSQHWWMFMLPAVGATLAVILSKNIFKESGGHGVGEVIAKVGLKQGILRPISIISSLLTSLLTIASGGSAGPEAPVVVSGSAMGSNLSRLFKMSGQSRMTLIGCGAAGSISAIFNAPVTGMIFAVEIILGEWTPYHLIPIAISSVVATQTSRLLEGNVIPFNDQFPPMGITDLGTSILLAVLTALVSVLFVRLIRQVGSACSSLTNKPWIKAACGGLAVGIIGIFFPLALGEGYTSIKMAIHGTLPDGIALIAFMGMLRIVTTSLTLGSGGLGGIFAPCLVIGSLFGAFYYRVISQIIPQNILTGEGSYALLGMAGVVSGVMQAPLTSVFLVLEITHGYQAVMHIMIVTFLSSMLTHSFEPSSFYFRDLVEKGQLLRPKTDEKILADIDTDQLVHDKLTYACPQMTVSEFLKVLTSTSQTHIPIINSETQEFIGMVDVVSARSSILDPDQQQSNIGEVAIDRNAPIIEHGMGAAEILEIMNRSGKRTLPVMKNGSFSGFISKEDILSAYRGEMKSYGKSDNLF, from the coding sequence ATGATCAAATCAGGTAACAACATCAGCCCGGCGGAACTGAAACACTTCCTGCATAAACGGGCCCCTTCGCGCAATGCAAAACTCATTTTTGCCGCAACCGTAATAGGGTGTTGCTCTGCATTGGCTGCCGTGGTTTTGAACAGGGCACTTGATTATCTCAGCACGCTGCGCATGACCAATTCCCAGCACTGGTGGATGTTCATGCTGCCCGCAGTGGGCGCCACTCTTGCTGTTATCCTGAGTAAAAATATATTCAAGGAATCAGGCGGACACGGTGTAGGAGAAGTCATCGCAAAAGTGGGCTTAAAACAGGGCATCCTCCGCCCCATATCAATCATCAGCTCGCTTTTGACCAGCTTACTGACCATTGCCAGCGGCGGCTCAGCAGGGCCGGAAGCCCCGGTCGTGGTCAGCGGTTCAGCGATGGGTTCTAACCTGTCCCGGCTATTCAAAATGAGCGGACAATCACGCATGACCCTCATCGGATGCGGGGCAGCAGGGTCCATTTCAGCAATATTTAATGCCCCGGTCACCGGAATGATCTTCGCAGTAGAAATCATTCTCGGGGAATGGACTCCCTACCACCTCATTCCCATTGCAATCTCCTCAGTTGTTGCCACTCAGACGTCAAGACTGCTTGAAGGCAACGTTATACCGTTCAATGATCAATTCCCGCCCATGGGGATTACCGATCTGGGAACTTCCATCCTGCTGGCGGTACTGACCGCACTGGTTTCAGTGCTCTTTGTCCGCTTGATCCGGCAGGTAGGTTCCGCCTGTTCCTCTTTGACCAATAAACCGTGGATCAAAGCTGCCTGCGGCGGTCTGGCCGTGGGGATAATCGGTATATTCTTTCCGCTGGCACTCGGCGAAGGATACACCTCCATCAAAATGGCCATTCACGGAACCCTGCCTGACGGCATAGCGCTTATCGCTTTTATGGGAATGCTCAGAATAGTCACGACGTCGCTGACTCTGGGAAGTGGTGGCTTAGGAGGTATATTTGCTCCCTGCCTTGTTATCGGATCACTCTTCGGCGCATTCTACTACCGGGTAATTTCCCAGATAATCCCCCAGAACATACTAACCGGCGAAGGATCATACGCCCTGCTGGGTATGGCCGGAGTCGTCAGCGGAGTGATGCAGGCCCCTCTGACCAGTGTTTTTCTGGTGCTGGAAATCACCCACGGATATCAAGCGGTGATGCACATCATGATCGTCACTTTCCTTTCATCCATGCTCACTCACTCTTTTGAACCATCGTCTTTTTATTTTCGGGATCTGGTGGAGAAAGGACAACTTCTGCGCCCTAAAACGGATGAAAAAATATTGGCTGATATAGATACAGATCAGCTCGTTCACGATAAACTGACCTATGCCTGCCCGCAAATGACGGTGAGCGAATTCCTGAAAGTATTAACCAGCACCAGTCAAACCCACATCCCCATTATAAATAGCGAAACTCAGGAATTCATTGGCATGGTAGACGTGGTTTCAGCACGATCATCAATTCTTGACCCCGATCAGCAACAAAGTAATATCGGTGAGGTAGCCATAGACAGAAATGCTCCCATCATAGAACATGGTATGGGAGCGGCAGAAATTCTTGAAATAATGAACCGCAGTGGCAAGCGCACCCTTCCGGTAATGAAAAACGGCAGCTTCAGCGGCTTTATCAGCAAAGAAGACATCCTCTCAGCATACCGGGGCGAAATGAAATCTTACGGGAAAAGCGATAATCTTTTCTAA
- a CDS encoding pentapeptide repeat-containing protein, whose amino-acid sequence MHIEDYESYENISFENVDLEDQTLLEVNFYRCTFEASSLQYAEFIDCEFQECRFVGCNMSVAVFSNSKVIDTEFRDSKLLGINWGNLGPVIVARYSNCLMDRCAFSSQNLLKVKFNSCSLREASFSDCKLARVKFDDCDFAGCQFHQADLSSADFTSSRNYFMNAETNKLKKTKFSLPEAVSLLANLDIELKE is encoded by the coding sequence ATGCATATCGAAGATTATGAATCCTATGAAAACATTTCATTCGAAAATGTTGATCTAGAAGATCAGACTTTGCTGGAAGTTAATTTTTACAGATGTACTTTTGAAGCTTCTTCTCTTCAGTATGCCGAGTTTATAGATTGTGAATTTCAAGAATGCCGTTTCGTAGGCTGTAATATGTCTGTTGCAGTCTTTTCAAATTCAAAGGTTATCGACACTGAATTTCGGGACTCAAAGTTGCTGGGTATAAACTGGGGAAATCTTGGGCCTGTAATAGTGGCCCGTTACTCTAATTGCCTCATGGATAGATGTGCATTCAGCAGTCAAAACTTGCTTAAGGTTAAATTCAACTCCTGTTCATTGAGAGAAGCTTCATTTTCTGATTGTAAGTTGGCGCGAGTAAAATTTGATGATTGTGATTTTGCAGGCTGCCAGTTTCATCAGGCTGATTTGAGTAGTGCTGATTTCACCTCGTCCAGAAATTACTTTATGAATGCTGAGACGAACAAACTTAAAAAAACTAAATTTTCATTACCAGAAGCGGTCTCATTGCTAGCCAATCTGGATATTGAATTGAAAGAGTAA
- a CDS encoding SLC13 family permease codes for MNYIYGRLPLILLFVTGYILYRVTASTALPEYVSARAVRFSRGRTDYLLLSLMGVAAMLSMFIPNAVTVLAMIPVIRKLDDELESMTTPLTLSIIYGANIGGMGSLIGSPANLLLIGALDLFDIPGRMGLTFFNWFEWALPLVVLMLLLGWFVVRLSLSSGGKSIAHAGEIPRLDLKQRKGLIVFSLFLLFWSVSSVLTEMLPAYRANESLVAVAFFVAFSGYVFGSGLLSVSDLVQGIPSRGVLFLGLLGLLIVLVRMFELDKSAASLFTGILDALGQSGEGFGIYLVTALIVILLTEFLSNTVVSTAFFAVIAHVGVSYGLNPLPLMILVSAASTCAFMTPVATPCNSLAVGEMRGMSLKTMFALGMLLNVLGALVLSFWIWSVVPLVYR; via the coding sequence GTGAATTATATATATGGAAGGCTTCCTTTGATCCTTCTTTTCGTTACCGGGTATATCCTTTACCGGGTAACCGCTTCTACTGCCTTGCCTGAGTATGTTTCTGCCAGAGCGGTGCGTTTCAGTAGGGGAAGGACGGATTATCTGCTGCTTTCACTGATGGGCGTTGCGGCAATGCTGTCCATGTTTATCCCTAACGCAGTCACTGTGCTGGCTATGATTCCGGTCATCCGCAAGCTTGATGATGAACTCGAATCCATGACCACTCCACTTACCCTTTCTATAATATATGGAGCAAACATAGGTGGTATGGGCTCGCTTATCGGCAGTCCTGCCAACCTGCTGCTCATTGGCGCGCTTGACCTCTTCGATATACCGGGACGTATGGGTCTAACTTTCTTTAATTGGTTTGAGTGGGCTTTGCCGCTGGTAGTACTTATGTTGTTACTGGGCTGGTTTGTGGTACGCCTCTCACTTTCCTCTGGAGGGAAGTCGATAGCACACGCAGGTGAAATCCCCCGTTTAGATTTAAAGCAAAGAAAGGGGCTGATCGTTTTTAGTCTGTTTTTGCTGTTTTGGAGTGTCTCTTCTGTCCTTACTGAAATGCTTCCGGCGTATAGAGCGAATGAATCGCTGGTAGCTGTGGCCTTTTTTGTTGCCTTTAGTGGATATGTGTTTGGTAGTGGACTGCTTTCAGTGAGCGACTTAGTGCAGGGTATTCCCAGCCGGGGAGTGCTGTTTCTTGGTTTGCTGGGATTGCTGATTGTACTGGTTCGGATGTTTGAGCTTGATAAGTCTGCTGCAAGTTTGTTCACTGGAATACTTGATGCGTTGGGACAGAGTGGGGAGGGATTCGGGATATATCTGGTAACAGCTTTGATCGTCATCCTGTTAACCGAGTTCCTAAGTAATACTGTGGTATCCACCGCGTTCTTTGCTGTCATTGCTCATGTGGGTGTTTCTTACGGATTGAACCCACTCCCTTTGATGATCCTTGTTTCGGCGGCATCCACGTGCGCATTCATGACTCCGGTAGCAACTCCATGTAATAGCTTGGCGGTTGGAGAGATGCGGGGTATGTCGCTGAAAACAATGTTCGCTCTAGGTATGCTCTTAAACGTATTGGGTGCCTTGGTGCTGTCGTTTTGGATATGGTCAGTTGTGCCGTTGGTATATAGGTAG
- a CDS encoding AEC family transporter, translated as MLTLVLSALIPLFLMVLAGAVSFRREILPENSATVLNGFVYYFTLPALLFSSLATTPFEEIAQVRFIGGYLSAMIGAYWLMFLASKLIFKSHFTEDGIRASSGSFPNSAYLGLPIMMYLYDGSRQALIATTLAIILPIVIVIMVVATFELHRADKTKSTFGIVGQIALSMLKTPLIGASFVGAAFSFLHLKLPGFLADGLHNFGMASVPCALFAIGILIVRQKMEMKWFNIGLVNFFKLILHPLLAAGCLFLFGVRGQELLMGVLLSGMPTAALCCVLAESYSTCETETSATVLVSMILYIPTMFLTLIVAEACGIPLIRG; from the coding sequence ATGCTGACACTTGTCCTTTCTGCATTGATCCCACTGTTTTTGATGGTTCTAGCCGGGGCTGTTTCGTTCCGGCGTGAAATATTGCCTGAAAATTCTGCAACAGTTTTGAACGGGTTTGTTTATTATTTTACCTTGCCTGCCTTGCTTTTCAGCTCGCTGGCTACAACTCCGTTTGAGGAAATTGCGCAGGTTCGTTTCATTGGCGGCTATCTTTCCGCAATGATTGGAGCTTACTGGCTCATGTTTCTGGCTTCGAAACTTATATTCAAAAGCCATTTTACTGAAGACGGAATCCGGGCCAGCTCAGGTAGTTTTCCTAACTCAGCTTATCTCGGCCTTCCGATCATGATGTATCTTTATGATGGCAGCAGGCAGGCTTTGATAGCCACTACGCTGGCGATAATTCTTCCAATCGTTATTGTCATAATGGTTGTGGCTACTTTTGAGCTGCATCGCGCGGATAAAACTAAGTCTACTTTTGGTATAGTCGGGCAGATCGCTTTGTCCATGCTCAAGACCCCTTTGATCGGAGCTTCATTTGTAGGGGCAGCATTCTCTTTTTTACATTTGAAGTTACCGGGATTTTTGGCTGACGGGTTGCATAATTTCGGCATGGCTTCGGTCCCTTGTGCCTTGTTTGCAATAGGAATTCTTATTGTACGTCAGAAGATGGAGATGAAATGGTTCAATATCGGGCTGGTGAATTTTTTTAAATTAATATTGCATCCGCTTCTTGCTGCCGGATGCTTATTTCTTTTCGGGGTGCGAGGACAGGAATTGCTTATGGGCGTATTGTTGTCGGGAATGCCGACTGCGGCGCTGTGTTGTGTGCTTGCTGAATCCTATAGTACCTGTGAAACAGAAACTTCAGCAACCGTACTGGTCTCCATGATTCTATACATCCCAACCATGTTCCTGACTCTCATCGTGGCTGAAGCTTGCGGGATACCCTTGATTCGCGGTTAG